A window from Alkalispirochaeta americana encodes these proteins:
- a CDS encoding putative quorum-sensing-regulated virulence factor: MPVRIEQAAWLLPGTIGGPMIPGLEVDPDSLVRLANARMPFGRYQGELLLDVPLEYVLWFANRLPERMSSEGGDPSPGTARWLAVQFAAIHSFRFNGLEGLLRPLVEEGQEGDSAEGYPEGSFPGEEDDEIDWIMRIFE, encoded by the coding sequence TTGCCGGTTAGGATAGAACAGGCAGCCTGGCTCTTGCCAGGCACAATCGGGGGCCCCATGATTCCCGGGCTTGAGGTTGATCCGGACTCGCTGGTTCGGCTTGCCAACGCCCGGATGCCCTTCGGACGGTATCAGGGGGAGCTCCTTCTGGACGTGCCCCTGGAGTACGTCCTGTGGTTTGCCAACCGCCTCCCCGAGCGGATGAGCTCCGAGGGGGGAGATCCCTCGCCGGGGACGGCCCGCTGGCTGGCTGTGCAATTTGCAGCGATTCACAGCTTTCGCTTTAACGGTCTCGAGGGGCTTCTGCGGCCCCTGGTTGAAGAGGGCCAGGAAGGCGATTCGGCAGAGGGTTATCCCGAAGGATCGTTTCCGGGGGAAGAGGACGATGAAATCGACTGGATCATGAGAATCTTTGAATGA
- a CDS encoding sodium ion-translocating decarboxylase subunit beta — protein sequence NFLLMNAMGPNVAGVIGSAVAAGVLLALAG from the coding sequence GAACTTCCTTCTCATGAACGCCATGGGCCCCAACGTGGCCGGTGTGATCGGATCCGCCGTGGCCGCGGGAGTGTTGCTCGCTCTTGCCGGTTAG